A genomic segment from Bryobacteraceae bacterium encodes:
- a CDS encoding N-acetyltransferase, with amino-acid sequence MILRKATLRDIPEMLALVNTYAAQGAMLPRTEFELAEDIRDFVLAETGGRVAGCGALHIYTPTAAEVRSLAVHPEVKGTGVGRAIVEEVERQAREIGLASLFAFTYVPGFFAKLGYDQVDRGLLPQKAWKDCLRCPKFQACDEIAVHKQLRPVGAAERAAEKLTVLQSGAAPIPARADS; translated from the coding sequence ATGATTCTTCGCAAAGCGACGCTTCGCGACATTCCGGAAATGCTGGCGCTGGTGAATACGTATGCGGCGCAAGGCGCGATGCTTCCGCGCACGGAGTTCGAACTGGCGGAGGATATCCGCGACTTCGTGCTGGCGGAGACGGGCGGCAGAGTGGCGGGTTGCGGCGCGCTACATATATACACGCCGACGGCGGCGGAGGTGCGGTCGCTGGCGGTGCATCCGGAGGTGAAGGGGACGGGCGTGGGCCGGGCGATCGTGGAGGAGGTGGAGCGGCAGGCGCGGGAGATAGGGTTGGCGTCGCTATTCGCATTCACGTATGTACCGGGGTTTTTCGCAAAGCTCGGGTATGACCAGGTGGATCGCGGGCTGCTGCCGCAGAAGGCGTGGAAGGATTGCCTGCGGTGCCCGAAGTTCCAGGCTTGCGATGAGATCGCGGTGCACAAGCAACTGCGTCCGGTTGGGGCGGCGGAACGGGCGGCGGAGAAGCTGACGGTGCTGCAATCGGGCGCGGCGCCGATCCCGGCGCGGGCGGATTCGTGA
- the argB gene encoding acetylglutamate kinase has product MSTGSTTVLVKLGGTLLDDDASRARLAGEIAAVAAQYPRMTVVHGGGKQMTRFLTERGVESRFVGGLRVSTPEVIDAVLKVFAGTVNHQFVASLVAAGSMAVGLTGIDACLTEAEQWSEELGQVGRPVRSNAGLLDVLTANGYLPVVACVAGDRNGGIYNVNADQMAAACAAGFAASKLLFLTDVAGVMDGSKTVLPRLTRAESARLIADGVASGGMQAKLEAAHRALDGGVGEVVIAPGAESGIVARLLAGETIGTRIVA; this is encoded by the coding sequence GTGAGCACGGGTAGCACGACGGTCCTGGTCAAGCTGGGGGGCACGCTGCTCGATGACGACGCGTCGCGAGCGCGGCTGGCGGGTGAGATCGCGGCGGTGGCGGCTCAGTATCCGCGGATGACGGTAGTGCACGGAGGCGGCAAGCAGATGACGCGGTTTCTCACTGAGAGGGGTGTGGAGAGCCGGTTCGTGGGCGGGCTGCGGGTGAGCACGCCGGAGGTGATCGACGCGGTGCTGAAGGTATTCGCCGGAACGGTGAACCATCAGTTTGTGGCGTCGCTGGTGGCGGCGGGTTCGATGGCGGTGGGACTCACCGGGATCGACGCGTGCCTGACCGAGGCCGAGCAGTGGAGCGAGGAACTGGGGCAGGTGGGGCGGCCGGTGCGATCGAACGCCGGGCTGCTCGACGTGCTGACGGCGAACGGGTATCTGCCGGTGGTGGCGTGCGTTGCGGGGGACCGGAACGGCGGGATCTATAACGTGAACGCGGACCAGATGGCGGCGGCGTGCGCGGCTGGATTCGCGGCGTCGAAGCTGCTGTTTCTCACGGATGTCGCGGGGGTGATGGATGGATCGAAGACGGTGCTGCCGCGGTTGACGCGGGCGGAGAGCGCGCGGTTGATCGCCGATGGGGTGGCGAGCGGCGGCATGCAGGCGAAGCTCGAGGCGGCGCACCGGGCGCTCGACGGCGGCGTGGGTGAGGTGGTGATCGCGCCGGGGGCGGAGAGCGGGATTGTGGCGCGGCTGCTGGCGGGCGAGACGATCGGCACGCGCATTGTAGCCTAG
- the argC gene encoding N-acetyl-gamma-glutamyl-phosphate reductase, translating into MNKYAVGIVGFRGYSGAELIQILERHPQVEPVLLEHRADSEDRARPRDAKGPRRLACTPEAVHAEGLAVVFLATPADVSMELAERMLETGARVVDLSGAFRLRTVENYTRWYKEPHTQPELLGEAVYGLPELDRTKVAGARLVANPGCYPTAASLAIAPLAGSGKVDRAAGIVCDAKSGVSGAGRKPSLKTSFCEVTENFSAYSLLDHRHVPEVLMNTGLAEAEFSFTAQLIPIHRGILETIYFRAPGATAEEIAGWYEAKYASEPFVRLYDPGKVPDVAAVNHSNFCDIGVKFDAGTGRGVVVAAIDNLVKGAAGQAVQNMNLMLGMDETAGLL; encoded by the coding sequence ATGAATAAATATGCTGTCGGCATCGTCGGCTTCCGCGGCTATTCCGGCGCCGAGCTGATTCAAATCCTGGAACGGCATCCGCAGGTGGAGCCGGTGCTGCTGGAGCATCGCGCGGATTCAGAAGACCGGGCGCGTCCGCGTGACGCGAAGGGTCCGCGGCGGTTGGCGTGTACGCCGGAAGCGGTTCACGCGGAAGGTCTGGCGGTTGTGTTTCTGGCGACGCCGGCGGATGTTTCGATGGAACTCGCCGAGAGGATGCTCGAGACGGGGGCGCGGGTGGTGGATCTGAGCGGGGCGTTCCGGCTGCGGACGGTGGAGAACTACACGCGCTGGTACAAGGAGCCGCACACGCAGCCGGAGTTGCTGGGGGAGGCGGTGTATGGGCTGCCGGAACTCGATCGGACGAAGGTCGCCGGCGCGCGGCTGGTGGCGAATCCGGGATGCTATCCGACGGCGGCTTCGCTGGCGATTGCGCCGCTGGCGGGGAGTGGAAAGGTGGATCGGGCGGCGGGGATCGTGTGCGACGCGAAGTCCGGAGTGAGCGGGGCGGGGCGGAAGCCGAGCTTGAAGACGAGCTTCTGCGAGGTGACGGAGAACTTTTCGGCGTACTCGTTACTGGATCATCGGCATGTGCCGGAGGTGTTGATGAACACGGGGCTCGCGGAGGCGGAGTTCAGCTTCACGGCGCAGTTGATTCCGATTCATCGCGGGATTCTGGAGACGATCTATTTTCGGGCGCCGGGCGCGACCGCCGAGGAGATTGCCGGCTGGTACGAGGCGAAGTACGCGAGCGAGCCGTTCGTGCGGTTGTACGATCCGGGGAAGGTTCCGGACGTGGCGGCGGTGAACCATTCGAACTTCTGCGACATCGGGGTGAAGTTCGATGCCGGGACGGGGCGCGGCGTGGTGGTGGCGGCGATCGATAATCTGGTGAAGGGCGCGGCCGGGCAGGCGGTGCAGAACATGAACCTGATGCTTGGGATGGACGAAACGGCGGGGCTTCTGTGA
- a CDS encoding PEP-CTERM sorting domain-containing protein, which yields MKIRAAVLFLTAAVSSQATFYVATDHTGAQTQIDTDHTSEWLFLPNVDFQLSGGLFEMKAGSSASDTITLALYQGMSAAGTLLTSVTLDHSQFCAQAGNCGQFSLHTFLFPAPFSLQAGLIYYVSLTSMAPDVQSKAYFIKSDNTFISDSLRNPVNPPPVTFDPPPPEVPEPGTAALMIVGAGVGVAVRLRTAQN from the coding sequence GTGAAAATCAGAGCGGCAGTGCTGTTTCTTACAGCCGCGGTGTCTTCGCAGGCGACGTTTTATGTCGCCACCGATCACACCGGGGCTCAAACGCAGATCGATACCGATCATACTTCGGAGTGGTTGTTCTTGCCGAACGTCGACTTCCAGCTTTCGGGCGGGCTGTTCGAGATGAAGGCGGGCAGCAGCGCGTCGGATACGATCACGCTGGCGCTGTACCAGGGGATGAGCGCAGCGGGGACGCTGCTGACGTCGGTGACGCTCGACCACAGCCAGTTTTGCGCGCAGGCCGGCAACTGCGGCCAGTTCTCGCTGCACACGTTTCTGTTTCCGGCGCCGTTTTCGCTGCAGGCGGGGCTGATCTACTACGTGTCGCTGACGTCGATGGCTCCGGACGTGCAGAGCAAGGCGTACTTCATCAAGAGCGACAACACGTTCATTTCGGACTCGCTGCGGAATCCGGTGAACCCGCCGCCGGTGACGTTCGACCCGCCGCCTCCGGAGGTTCCGGAGCCGGGAACAGCGGCGCTGATGATCGTAGGCGCCGGGGTGGGCGTGGCGGTTCGTCTGCGTACGGCGCAGAACTGA
- a CDS encoding ABC transporter permease, whose amino-acid sequence MRTIRLAFRNLLRTPVTTAVAVVSLALGIGANTAMFSVMDQVLWRTLPVPEPERLAFVYHPGPLQGSVSTDEGGGPSFSYPVYLGLARQQTAFTGLAAARSSGASISYANNAIRGSVHIVTGNYFEVLGVRAAMGRVLSRADDVTRGGHPVAVLSHKYWSNTMGSNPAVLNQTIVVNGTPLTIVGVAQRGFENERVGADPELFVPVAMRPQVIPSRRGERDEVDDLDNRRVHWITIFGRLKPGTTLAQAQAALDVPYRAQVEEDIKAYSTPSKTLVEQVRAKHIVLKPGKHGRGGLRGGARTPILLVLCITAVVLLIACANVANLLLARASTRSREIALRLSVGATRWQIIRQLLTESWVLAGVSGAAGLLVAVATLRLMIASVPARGGPSLTATLDVSVLLLSLGLCLATGVLFGLYPAIQASRADVASAIKDQAGQASAGGAANGFRKALTVGQMAASLALLVTAGVFGTSLLKQLRMELGLRADHLISFSVDPSLNKYTPAQTASFYERLERGLAAAPGAMLVTSTAVPVIAGSNWSENITVPGFAASRDEDNDSYMALIGPAYFRTMGTPLLAGREFTESDTVAGQPVAIVNETFADFYFKDGQAIGRVFSEGSGDKLVPVTIVGVTANAKYSSLKEKPRRVFYIPYRQRKNMPALNFYVRTAAPPERLAPQLRRVVAEIDPNLPIDNLKTMDAQLAENMAEERLMTNLVLAFAGLATVLAAIGLYGVMAFNVARRTREIGIRMAIGATGGDVRRMVLREAAWMLAVGTAGGVALAMGASRAVAAAMEEIAPASAGLYGLAAAALAVVALAAAWAPAVRATRVDPNRALHYE is encoded by the coding sequence ATGCGAACGATCCGGCTCGCCTTTCGCAACCTGCTTCGGACCCCGGTGACGACGGCGGTGGCGGTGGTGTCGCTTGCGCTCGGGATCGGCGCGAACACGGCGATGTTTTCGGTGATGGACCAGGTCCTGTGGCGGACACTGCCGGTGCCTGAGCCGGAGCGGCTGGCATTCGTCTACCATCCGGGTCCACTGCAAGGCTCCGTCTCGACGGACGAAGGCGGCGGACCCTCGTTCAGCTACCCGGTCTACCTCGGGCTGGCGCGTCAGCAGACGGCATTCACCGGCCTGGCGGCGGCGCGGTCCAGCGGGGCGAGCATTTCCTACGCAAACAACGCCATTCGCGGGTCCGTGCATATCGTGACGGGCAACTATTTTGAAGTACTGGGAGTACGGGCGGCGATGGGCCGCGTGCTCTCCCGCGCCGACGACGTCACCCGCGGCGGCCATCCGGTGGCGGTGCTTTCGCACAAATATTGGTCGAACACGATGGGATCAAACCCGGCCGTGCTGAATCAGACGATTGTCGTGAACGGCACGCCACTCACCATCGTAGGCGTGGCGCAGCGCGGGTTCGAGAACGAACGGGTGGGGGCCGATCCGGAACTGTTCGTCCCGGTGGCGATGCGGCCGCAGGTGATCCCTTCGCGGCGGGGCGAGCGGGACGAAGTCGACGATCTCGACAATCGCCGCGTGCACTGGATTACGATCTTCGGACGGCTGAAGCCGGGCACGACGCTCGCGCAGGCGCAGGCGGCGCTGGACGTTCCCTACCGCGCGCAGGTGGAAGAGGACATCAAGGCGTACAGCACGCCGTCGAAGACTCTGGTTGAGCAGGTGCGGGCGAAGCACATCGTGTTAAAGCCGGGCAAGCACGGACGGGGCGGGCTGCGCGGCGGCGCGCGGACGCCGATTCTGCTGGTGCTGTGCATCACGGCGGTGGTGCTGCTGATCGCGTGCGCGAACGTGGCGAACCTGCTGCTGGCGCGGGCGTCGACGCGGTCCCGCGAGATCGCGCTGCGGCTGTCGGTGGGGGCCACGCGGTGGCAGATCATCCGGCAGTTGCTGACCGAGAGCTGGGTGCTGGCGGGAGTGAGCGGAGCGGCGGGTCTGCTGGTGGCGGTAGCGACGCTGCGGCTGATGATCGCGAGCGTGCCGGCGCGCGGGGGACCGTCGCTCACGGCGACGCTCGATGTGAGCGTGCTGCTGCTTTCACTCGGGCTGTGCCTGGCGACGGGGGTGCTTTTCGGGCTGTATCCGGCGATTCAGGCGAGCCGGGCCGATGTGGCGTCGGCGATCAAGGACCAGGCCGGGCAGGCGTCGGCGGGCGGGGCGGCGAACGGATTCCGGAAGGCGCTCACGGTGGGGCAGATGGCGGCGTCGCTGGCGCTGCTGGTGACGGCGGGCGTGTTCGGCACGAGTCTGTTGAAGCAGCTTCGGATGGAATTGGGTCTGCGCGCGGACCACCTGATTTCGTTTTCGGTGGATCCGTCGCTCAACAAGTACACGCCGGCGCAGACGGCTTCGTTCTATGAGCGGCTGGAGCGGGGGCTGGCAGCGGCGCCGGGGGCGATGCTGGTGACGTCGACGGCGGTGCCGGTGATCGCGGGGAGCAACTGGTCCGAGAACATCACCGTGCCGGGATTCGCGGCGAGCCGCGACGAGGACAACGATTCGTACATGGCGCTTATCGGGCCGGCGTATTTCCGAACGATGGGCACGCCGCTGTTGGCGGGGCGGGAGTTTACCGAGTCCGACACGGTGGCGGGCCAGCCGGTGGCGATCGTCAACGAGACTTTCGCTGATTTTTACTTTAAAGACGGGCAAGCCATCGGGCGGGTTTTTTCGGAGGGGAGCGGGGACAAGCTGGTCCCGGTGACGATTGTCGGGGTGACCGCGAACGCGAAGTACTCGAGCCTGAAAGAGAAACCGCGGCGGGTGTTCTACATTCCCTATCGGCAGCGGAAGAACATGCCGGCGCTGAACTTCTACGTGCGGACGGCGGCGCCGCCGGAGAGGCTGGCTCCGCAGTTGCGGCGGGTGGTGGCCGAGATCGACCCGAACCTGCCGATCGACAACCTGAAGACGATGGACGCGCAGCTTGCCGAGAACATGGCCGAGGAGCGGTTAATGACGAACCTGGTGCTGGCGTTCGCGGGGCTGGCGACGGTGCTGGCGGCGATCGGACTCTATGGGGTGATGGCGTTCAACGTGGCGCGGCGGACGCGGGAGATCGGGATCCGGATGGCGATTGGGGCGACGGGCGGGGACGTGCGGCGGATGGTGCTGCGGGAGGCGGCGTGGATGCTGGCGGTGGGGACGGCGGGGGGAGTGGCGCTGGCAATGGGCGCGTCGCGGGCGGTGGCGGCGGCGATGGAGGAGATCGCTCCGGCGAGCGCGGGTCTGTATGGGCTGGCGGCGGCAGCGTTGGCGGTGGTGGCGTTGGCGGCGGCGTGGGCGCCGGCGGTGCGGGCGACGCGGGTGGATCCGAACCGGGCGCTGCACTACGAGTAG
- the cas1 gene encoding CRISPR-associated endonuclease Cas1, whose amino-acid sequence MGAAAAAAPDSRESGRSLPEYLPARMVNEFTYCPRLFFLEWVEGLFAESADTVEGAAQHARVDKPGRSLPGADDIGEDERLQTRSVTLSSERLAVIAKMDVLDVEGGCVTPVDYKHGKPRDSGDGLGLWPADRVQLGVQALVLRENGYRCEEAVVFYQKTRQRVRVAVDAALVEETERAVAAAWETARGGELPPPLEDSPKCPGCSLVSICLPDETNRLAEWEEPSEAEQLALFPEAGPPRKKPGREMGRAVRRMVSSRDDRKPVYLNTPGLRVGKSGEVLQVKEKEALRQEIRLHEVNQVNLMGNVQISTQAVQTLCEAGIPVGYFSMGGWFYGMTTGMNTKNVFLRRRQFDSTAEEWPRLELARRLVAGKVRNQRTLLMRNHVEPRAAALEQLKEMARRAEAAQDLGELLGLEGNAGRVYFGEFDGMLKAEDGEETPAIFRLDFAGRNRRPPRDAVNALLSLGYSVLAKDLTIACYAVGFDPMMGFYHEPRFGRPALALDLMEPFRPLVVDSAVINAINTKMVTPRDFVVSGRGVALRPEGRKAFFRAYELRMDTLVTHPLFDYRVSYRRLLEIQTRLLGKWLEGEIAAYPVFVTR is encoded by the coding sequence ATGGGAGCAGCAGCGGCGGCCGCGCCCGATTCTCGGGAGAGCGGCCGGAGCCTGCCGGAGTATCTACCGGCGCGGATGGTGAACGAGTTCACCTATTGCCCGAGATTGTTCTTTCTCGAGTGGGTGGAGGGGTTGTTCGCCGAGAGCGCGGACACGGTGGAGGGCGCGGCGCAGCACGCGCGGGTGGACAAACCCGGCCGGAGCCTGCCGGGCGCCGACGACATCGGCGAGGACGAGCGTCTTCAAACGCGGTCCGTCACGTTGTCGAGCGAGCGGCTGGCGGTGATCGCGAAAATGGATGTGCTCGATGTGGAGGGCGGGTGCGTGACGCCGGTGGACTACAAGCACGGCAAGCCGCGGGATTCGGGCGATGGGTTGGGGTTGTGGCCGGCGGACCGGGTCCAGTTGGGCGTGCAGGCGCTGGTGCTGCGGGAGAACGGGTATCGCTGCGAGGAAGCGGTGGTGTTCTACCAGAAGACGCGGCAGCGGGTGCGGGTGGCGGTGGACGCGGCGCTGGTGGAGGAGACGGAGCGGGCGGTTGCGGCGGCGTGGGAAACGGCGCGGGGCGGTGAGCTTCCGCCGCCGCTGGAGGATTCGCCGAAGTGCCCGGGGTGTTCGCTGGTATCGATCTGCCTGCCGGACGAGACGAATCGCCTGGCGGAGTGGGAGGAGCCGAGCGAGGCGGAGCAACTGGCTTTATTCCCAGAGGCGGGACCGCCGCGAAAGAAGCCGGGGCGGGAGATGGGGCGAGCGGTGCGGCGGATGGTGAGTTCGCGGGATGACCGGAAGCCGGTGTACCTGAACACGCCGGGGCTGCGGGTGGGGAAGTCCGGGGAAGTGCTGCAGGTGAAAGAGAAGGAGGCGCTGCGGCAGGAGATCCGGCTGCATGAGGTGAACCAAGTAAACCTGATGGGAAACGTGCAGATCTCGACGCAGGCGGTGCAGACGCTGTGCGAGGCGGGGATCCCGGTGGGTTACTTTTCGATGGGCGGATGGTTCTACGGGATGACGACGGGGATGAACACGAAGAACGTGTTTCTGCGGCGGCGGCAGTTCGATTCGACGGCGGAGGAGTGGCCTCGGCTGGAACTGGCGCGGCGGCTGGTGGCAGGGAAGGTGCGGAACCAGCGGACGCTGCTGATGCGGAACCACGTGGAGCCTCGGGCGGCGGCGCTGGAGCAGTTGAAAGAAATGGCGCGGCGGGCGGAGGCGGCGCAGGACCTGGGCGAGTTGCTGGGGTTGGAGGGGAACGCGGGGCGGGTGTATTTCGGGGAGTTCGACGGGATGTTGAAGGCGGAGGATGGGGAGGAGACGCCGGCGATTTTCCGGCTGGACTTCGCGGGCCGGAACCGGCGACCGCCTCGGGACGCGGTGAACGCGCTGTTGTCGCTGGGATACTCGGTGCTGGCGAAGGACCTGACGATTGCGTGCTATGCGGTGGGGTTCGACCCGATGATGGGGTTTTACCATGAGCCGCGGTTCGGGCGTCCGGCGCTGGCGCTGGATTTGATGGAGCCGTTCCGGCCGTTGGTCGTGGATTCGGCGGTGATCAATGCGATCAACACGAAGATGGTGACGCCACGGGACTTTGTGGTGAGCGGGCGGGGGGTGGCGCTGCGGCCGGAGGGCCGGAAAGCGTTTTTCCGGGCGTACGAGCTGCGCATGGACACGCTGGTGACGCATCCGTTGTTTGATTACCGGGTTTCTTACCGGCGATTGTTGGAGATCCAGACGCGGTTGTTGGGGAAGTGGCTGGAGGGGGAGATTGCGGCGTATCCGGTGTTTGTGACGCGATGA
- the cas2 gene encoding CRISPR-associated endonuclease Cas2, giving the protein MRTSYLVCYDICDEKRLRKVFQVMRGYGDHLQYSVFECQLTAMDLALLRAALNSIIHHTEDQVLFVNLGPAEGRGERVITAMGKPYTNVDSPCIVV; this is encoded by the coding sequence ATGCGGACGAGTTATCTGGTCTGCTATGACATCTGCGACGAGAAACGGCTTCGCAAGGTGTTCCAGGTGATGCGCGGTTATGGCGATCACCTTCAATACTCGGTGTTCGAGTGCCAGTTGACGGCGATGGACCTGGCCCTGCTCAGGGCCGCGTTGAACTCGATCATCCACCACACAGAAGACCAAGTGCTATTCGTGAACCTGGGTCCGGCCGAGGGCCGCGGGGAGCGGGTAATTACGGCGATGGGGAAGCCGTACACGAACGTCGATTCGCCCTGCATCGTGGTCTAA
- a CDS encoding PQQ-dependent sugar dehydrogenase, whose amino-acid sequence MKFARLTLFLSLTAAAWPQVNIGEQAPGPTLPFKMTTVATFGLPYRIAFLPDGRMLITEKIGPVWLVSPTGEKIAPLQGTPAVYWQRQNGMLGVFVSPKFAADQSIYLTYIEPGEYGGSQVLARGKLVTGRVNRLEDLKVLWRQMPRGMGGQAGGQIAFSPDGEYIYMSVGDRQRMTPAQDPNQPVGKILRLTLDGKPAPGNPNYGKTGAATIQLTDPPRDTEVAKTAKVVSTYTFPDGNHTPSETWASGFRAPYGLAFSPSGELWEVEHGPRGGDELNLIEKGKNYGWPVVSFGKNYNEVPIPSHDSHPEFTPPVLYWVPVIAPGNLMFYRGKNTFPQWDGSGFVSGMATMSIVRIAFDGKGGAKAVDRWEVGKRIRDIAEGPDGSIWLLEDANPGALIHLTPK is encoded by the coding sequence ATGAAATTCGCGCGACTGACGCTGTTTCTCAGCCTCACGGCGGCGGCGTGGCCGCAGGTCAACATCGGCGAGCAGGCGCCCGGCCCCACTCTGCCGTTCAAGATGACCACCGTCGCCACCTTCGGTCTCCCCTACCGCATCGCCTTCCTGCCCGACGGCCGCATGCTAATCACCGAAAAGATCGGACCCGTCTGGCTCGTCTCCCCCACCGGCGAAAAGATCGCGCCCCTCCAAGGCACGCCCGCCGTCTACTGGCAGCGCCAGAACGGCATGCTCGGCGTCTTCGTCTCCCCCAAGTTCGCCGCTGACCAAAGCATCTACCTCACCTACATCGAGCCCGGTGAATACGGCGGAAGCCAGGTGCTCGCCCGGGGCAAGCTCGTCACCGGGCGTGTCAACCGCCTCGAGGACCTCAAGGTCCTCTGGCGCCAGATGCCGCGCGGCATGGGCGGCCAGGCCGGCGGCCAGATCGCCTTCTCGCCCGACGGCGAGTACATCTATATGTCCGTCGGCGACCGCCAGCGCATGACGCCCGCCCAGGATCCCAATCAGCCAGTCGGCAAGATTCTCCGTCTCACCCTCGACGGCAAGCCCGCGCCTGGCAACCCGAACTACGGCAAGACCGGCGCCGCCACAATCCAACTGACCGACCCGCCCCGCGACACCGAAGTCGCCAAGACGGCGAAGGTGGTGAGCACCTATACCTTCCCTGACGGCAACCACACGCCCTCCGAAACCTGGGCCAGCGGTTTCCGCGCCCCGTACGGTCTGGCGTTTTCGCCCTCCGGCGAACTGTGGGAAGTGGAGCACGGCCCGCGCGGCGGCGACGAGTTGAACCTCATCGAGAAGGGCAAGAACTACGGCTGGCCGGTAGTCTCCTTCGGCAAGAACTACAATGAGGTGCCGATTCCGAGCCACGACTCCCACCCCGAGTTCACGCCGCCGGTGCTCTACTGGGTGCCCGTGATCGCGCCCGGCAACCTGATGTTCTACCGAGGCAAGAACACATTTCCGCAGTGGGACGGCTCCGGCTTCGTCAGCGGTATGGCCACCATGAGCATCGTCCGCATCGCCTTCGACGGCAAAGGCGGAGCCAAAGCGGTGGATCGTTGGGAAGTCGGCAAGCGCATCCGCGACATTGCCGAAGGCCCCGACGGCTCCATCTGGCTGCTCGAGGACGCCAACCCCGGCGCGCTGATTCACCTCACGCCGAAATAG
- a CDS encoding GNAT family N-acetyltransferase codes for MTSLTSPVAITKDHGTASFDCGVEALNQYLRRYALVNQQNRSARTYVAMRGDRIAGYYTLANGSVSRDEAPARVAQGLGRYPVPVTLLARLAVDVGERGRGLGRGLLRDALLRALQASEIVGSRAVVTHAKDDAPGAFYRRYGFFASPLNEHHLYLLMKDIRAVFE; via the coding sequence TTGACGAGTCTCACTAGCCCGGTTGCCATCACCAAGGATCACGGCACTGCCAGCTTCGACTGCGGAGTCGAGGCGCTGAACCAGTACCTCCGGCGTTATGCGCTGGTGAACCAGCAGAACCGGTCGGCCCGAACCTACGTTGCGATGCGCGGTGACCGTATCGCGGGGTACTACACGCTGGCGAATGGATCGGTGAGCCGCGATGAGGCGCCGGCGAGAGTCGCCCAAGGGCTCGGCAGGTATCCGGTTCCGGTGACGCTCCTCGCGCGGCTCGCTGTGGATGTTGGGGAACGGGGGCGGGGGTTGGGACGCGGGTTGCTGAGAGATGCCCTGTTGCGGGCGCTGCAGGCTTCGGAGATCGTCGGGAGCCGGGCAGTGGTCACGCATGCGAAGGACGACGCTCCGGGGGCGTTCTACCGGCGATATGGGTTTTTCGCCTCGCCGCTGAACGAGCACCACCTGTACCTGTTGATGAAGGACATCCGAGCGGTGTTCGAATGA
- a CDS encoding DUF1778 domain-containing protein yields MRTREKEVIARAAELKQTTMTSFMVEHAFEAAQQILSDQAHFYLSAEKWDEFCAALDAPPNPPPELRKLLTEPSVFDESH; encoded by the coding sequence ATGCGCACACGCGAGAAGGAAGTGATTGCGCGGGCAGCGGAGTTGAAGCAGACGACGATGACGAGCTTCATGGTGGAGCACGCATTCGAGGCCGCGCAGCAGATTCTCTCCGACCAAGCGCACTTCTACTTGTCCGCCGAGAAATGGGACGAGTTCTGCGCGGCGCTTGACGCCCCGCCGAATCCACCACCGGAACTTCGAAAACTTCTTACCGAGCCGAGCGTCTTTGACGAGTCTCACTAG